The Sinomicrobium kalidii region TTATGGAATCTGCCGAAGTGTTTTTACCGTAACCAAAATGTATAACCGGTTCGGAGGTGGACTGGAAACCTCTTGCGGGGAAAAGTTCCCTGAATTGCTTTTTTCCGTTGTGATACGAGATGACCTTGCTCCCCGTACCGAAATAGTTCGGGTTTTTGTAACGCAACCGTATTTTTAGGTAATGACTTGCTGTATTGGCCGGTACATTGTCTTCGGAAAGGTCGTTGATCCTGTTTTGGTATATGGTGGCCGTAGCGTTGAGATTGTTGGTGATAAGGTCCATGTCGCCGTCATTGTCCAGGTCGGCATAGGCACAACCGTTGGAGATCACGGGAGGGTTTGGGGCCCATTTCCCGGATTTGTCTTCAAAAGTGTAATTGTCCCTACCACGAAAGAAATAATCGGGGATCACTCCGGAAGGCATAAGGGCCAGGGCATTGTTGTCTATGAGTTTGGTGGCATCCAGTTTTTTCCGTATCTGTTCGTTGGAGGTGTATTTTATGTAATCCAGGTCATTGGGGCGTTTCGGGATGCCGTTACTGACAAAAAGGTCCTGGCGGCTGTCCTGGTCAAAATCGGTAAAAAGGGCGCCCCAGCTCCAGTCTGTTGCAGCGATACCGCTCAGCAGGGCCGTTTCGGAAAAACCGTTTCCCCTGCGGTTAATGTGCATCATATTGCGGGAGTACTGGTAGTGGTAGCCCAGTTTTTCAGTTCTCAGATGCTGCATGGTCACATTGTCGTCCCCGGCAGAGGATTTCAGCACTTTTTCGTTTTCGGGGAGCATGTCCAGTGTAAGCAGGTCCGGAAAACCATCATTGTTGATATCTGCGGCATCGCTGCCCATGGAGAATTTTGAAGTGTGCCCGAAATATGTTTTGAGGCTTTCGGCAAAGGTACCGTCCCCGTTGTTGAGGTAGTAATAATCGTCTTCGTGAAAATCGTTGTTTATGTAAACGTCCGGGTAACCGTCCATGTTAAAGTCCGAAACCGCCACCCCGAGGCCGTAGCCGTTGGCGCCTCCGTAAATCCCGGCTTCTTCACTTATATCGGTAAATTTATTGTCATCGTTCCTGAAAAGTTTATCACCGCTTTCATAGTGCCGCCTGTTCCTGATATCGGCCCTTCCGAAAGATGCTTCGGAATGGACGGCGTGATTGAGCAGGTACATGTCCAGGTCGCCATCCAGGTCATAGTCGAAAAATGTGGCCATTGTACTGTAGTTTTCCAGGTCGAGACCATATTCGGAGGCACTTTCGGTAAAAGTCCCGTCGCCGTTGTTGATGTAGAGTTCGTTATGTCCCAGGAAACCGTTTATGCCCACAACGGCACAGACGTAGATATCGAGGAAGCCGTCACCGTTGACATCGGCCATGGTTACCCCGGTATTCCAGTCGCTTTTTCCGGCCACTCCGGCTTTTTCGGTGATATCCTCAAATTTCATGTTTCCCTTGTTCAGGTAGAGTTTGTTATAACCCTGGTTGTGAACGAGGAAAATGTCCGGGAGGCTGTCGTTATTGATGTCACCGGTGGCTACCCCGGCCCCGTTGTAGAAATAGAGGTAGTCGAGTATGTTCAGCCGGGTGGTGTCCAGGGTATTGGAAAAAGTAATTCCCGTTGCCTCCGGCGGCGGGGTAGTAAAAAGCTGCTTTTCCTTTTTGGAACAAGCTGTTACCCCGAATGCGAATGCTATGAGGACTATATGCTTCACTATGTAATGCTGCTTTTCCTTCATGTTTTTATTTCCCTTTTTTGAATAGCAGCGGGGTACTGTTGTTCCTGGCAACAAAGTAATAGGTATCCCCGTTTTTACTGATGACCGGGTGTATGTATTTTACCTCCCCGGAGACAAAGAAACCGGAAGTATCGTAATCTACCCAGTTAAAACCGCCCTGTCCGTCATTGGACAGTACTGCACCGTAGTTGGCATCCAGGCGGGAAAATTGCGGTTTAAAGTGATAATTGTTTCCGCCCATAATAAGGTCTGTAGTACCGTTGCCGTTTATATCGGTAGTGGTAATGCTGCACATACAGGAAAACTGTACTTCGCGGGGGAGTTCGGATATTGAAAAATCATTGTTCCCGTTATTCAGGGCCACGACACTTTTTGCCGTAACGGCGGTTTTCTGTATGGATTTTTTTAAAACATTCTCCGGGAAGAGTTCGTCTATGGACTTTGTGGCATAGTCGGAAAATTTCAGGTTTTGTTTTTTGAGGAACGACATCTGGGCAGTGATCTCCTTTTTCAGGGCTACGGGTACGTCCTTGCCGTTAATGGTGCGGGTAACTACCTGTTCGATGGTTCCGTTGTTGTCAAAATCATTCACGAACATTTTCATCGGCGTTTCCGCGGAGGTTTTGTAAGGCGTGTTCCCGCCCTGGTTGCCCAGTACGAGGTCCTGTTTTCCGTCGTTGTTGAGGTCGGCCACTTCCAGGGTATTCCACCATCCGGTAAGCTCGTCCAGGGATGTGGCGATGCGCTGTAACCTTTTCCCCGAGTTTTTCAGTACTGTGGGGGCCATCCAGTCACCTGCCACGACGAGATCTTTTTTACCGTCGCCGTCCATATCGGCCCAGCGGGCATCGGTGATCATTCCTACTTCTTTCAGGTCGAATGCCCTGCTCTCGGTGATATCTTTAAAGTTGCCTTTCCCGTCGTTTTCCAGCAGCAGGTGGTCCGGAGTTATGCCATAGATACCGGGAACGCTCCGGCTGCCAATAAAAACATCCGTATCGCCGTCATCATCAAAATCGTGGGCTGCGATCACGGAAGTATTATGCCGTGTTGAAGGGACTTCGCCTGGGGCCTTTGTGAAGTTTCCTTTTCCGTCATTGATGTAAAGCCGGTTCTTATAATTTTTGGGTCCGGTAACCTCGTTTCCGCCCGAACCTGTCAACAGATCGGGATAACCGTCCCCGTTACAGTCAAAAAAAGCGGCTGCGGTGTCTTCGAAACGGCTGTCCTGTTCCAGGGCAGGCTGTGTGGTTTTTACAAAGTTGCCATTGCTTTTTTGAAGGTATATGCTGCCGGACTGGTCTTTGGCGCCCCCTGTAAAAATATCTTCATTACCGTCCCCGTCAATATCGGCAACGGCGATGGCCGGACCTTCCCTGGACAGCATTTTCGATATGAGACCTTCATAGTCGAAATCGATATAGGTGGGTTCGCGGTGGGCTTCCATCTCCACCGGGACTTCGGTGAGCAGGGTTTTCTCTGTCTCCCTTTTTTTGCGGATGAAACTACCGGTGGCATCCTGTTGTTTTAAGACGAGTGCTTCGTTCGGCTTTATGTCCTGCAGTACCTGCGTCCTTTTGTCCGGCCAGATTACGCGGAGCGAGTCAATCCGTTTTGTTCCCAGGCCAATGGTCATCACGTAGTCTATTGAAGACTGGAACCCTCTGCTGGGGATCAGTTCCTGCCGGATGATCTCGTTACCACTGTATATTTCGACGACACTTCCTATACCGAAGGTATTGGGCTTTTCCCCTTCGAGTTTGATTTTCAGATAAGCGTTTTCCGTAAATGTATCCGCATTGTTTTTAAAGACAAAAAGTTCCTGGTTCACATTATTGATAACGAGATCAAGATCACCGTCATTATCCAGGTCGGCATAGGCAGCGCCATTGGAAAAGCTGGGAATGTCAAAGCCCCAGTCGGTTGTAGCGTCTGTAAAAGTGAGGTCTTTATTGTTGCGGAAAGCATAATTGGGCACGGGAGTGCTGGGCATCCTGTTGATAAGGGTGTCGATCACTTCCTTTTTGCCTGTAGCGACCATGTTGCGGATAAAATCGTTGGCAAAGAAATCGATAAAATCCTGGTCGGTGAGGTCGTGGTTAATACCGTTACACACATAGATGTCCTTATGCCCGTCATTGTCCATATCAAAAAGGAGTGCTCCCCAGCTCCAGTCGGTTTTGGACACTCCGCTGAAATGTGCGATTTCGGAAAACTTCTGCTGCCCCGTGTTCAACTGAAGCGTATTCTGCATGTATTGATGATAAAAGTCCCGGTTTAGCATAAGGTTGTAAAGGTCGTAACGGTTGAACGAGGTGGTGGTCTTTAGTCTTTCGTCGTCTTCGGGGAGCATATCGGTAACAAAAATATCGGGCCGGCCGTTGTTGTTAATATCGGCCATATCGGCTCCCATGGAGGAGAAACTGAGATGTGAGGCCCTGTTTTTTATGTCTTCCGTGAAAGTCCCGTTATCGTTGTTAATATACATGTAGTCCCGTTCGTAGAAGTCGTTGGAAACATAAATATCGGGAAGGAGGTCGCCATTGATATCTCCTATGGTAACCCCCAGCCCGAACCCGATGAGGCTGCCATAGATGCCCGCTTCTTCGCTAACGTCGGTAAAAGTGCCATTGTCATTGCGCATAAGCTTGTCCCCGCCGCCTTTAAACATGTCCGGAACATTCCAGTCCCCGGCCCTCAGATCCCTTTTATTGGAATACCCCAGGCTGTTTACCGGGATAAAGCTGTTGTTAAGGATATATACGTCGAGATCGCCGTCGCCGTCGTAATCGAAGAATGCGGCGTGTGTGGTAAACCCGCTGTCGGCCAGGTTGTATTCTTTTGCCTTTTCCGCAAAGGTGCCGTCGCCGTTATTGATAAAAAGCTCGTTTTCCTGGTCGTCACCTTCTACGGAACCTGCATTACAGACATAAATGTCGAGTAGGCCGTCACTGTTGATGTCTACCATAACCACGCCGGTGGACCATGCCTTGGTTCCCCCGACACCTGCCTTACTGGTGATATCTTCAAACCGCATGCTTCCCAGGTTTTTGTAGAGTTTGTTTTCTCCCATGTTAGCAGTGAGATAGACATCCGGGAGACTGTCGTTGTCGATATCACCTATGGCTACGCCACCTCCGTTGTAGAAGTTCCGGTACTTGAAAATATTGAAATCTTTCCTGTTCTTTACCTCGTTGACAAACCGGATGCCCGTTTCTTCGGCAGGAAGCAGGGTAAACAGGGTAGGGGAATCTTCTTTTGTGTTTTCCGCGTTTTTTGTTTTGCGGTCACAGGCTATGGCCAGAAGGGTGAAAGATAATATGACGGTTTTTCGAAACATTGTTTTGGTGGTATTTTACCGGGTAAGGTAATAAAAATGACGGATATTAATTTACCATATTTCCGGTGTTTTTGTCTTGTTTTTTGCCGGGAACCTGTATGTTATTCCGAAGTTGATGAGGTAATCGGCAAAAGCGGCATCGCCGTTCCTGGGTTCGCCGGTACGTTGCTCGGTTTCCCTGTCGGTGACACTTTGCGGACGATTTCTTCTTACCGCAACAGGAACATTGAGATTCATGGCAATATTGTTTTTCATATAACTGATACCGGGATCAACAGACAGCACATTCCCCGGTCTGCGAAAACCTTCACTGCCGCCCACGAGGTCTTCCACAGGCACCCCTTCGAACCTTGCCCCGAGTGAAATCCCGGTGGCGGGGGACAGGGTGTAGCTCACTCCGGCCCTCAGGGCGAACTGATCGGGTACGGACATGATGGCTTCGTTCTCCAGTATGGGACTCAGTGTTTCACGGAAGGTACGTACTCTGTTGGTTTCCCTGGGATTTATCAGGTAGAATCCGCCTCCGTAAGTATGGAATCGGTCCCACAGTTTCTGATAATACTGGAAGTCCAGCGCTATTCCGAAACCACCGTCACCGGGTTGAATGGACTGGTCTACAGGGCGTACCTGGGGCTGGTTGTTTTCACCCGCATTATAGAAAATGTCCGAAGCATTGTAATTTCCGGTAGGCAATTTAATTCCGAGGCCGACAGCAATATTTCCGTTTATATGCTCCTGTGGGTCGAAAAGCCAGTACCCGCCGCCAATACGGATATCGGCAAAACCGCGGGAAAAGGTGGTATGACGTTCGTCCCTTCCGTGTTCGTAAAGCGATGACCGGGTATTGATCACCACCGGTACGGTAAGGATGGCAAACAAACGGTCGCTGATGCCGTAGGTCGCCGTAAAATCCCACGCATGGGCATGGTTGATCACCTCCGTATTATTGGTAACCCTGTCCGGTTCTTCATGGGTTCCGCGGAAGTGGCGGAACGATTTGAAATAGCGATAGTTCATTCCTATTTGCCAGTCGCCCTCGCCAAGCAGGTTAGATTCCAGATGGTTTCCGCTGCATGAAGAAAAATGCCGGATAGCAACGCATCCCTGGGCGTAAAGCCCGTTTATGCAGCAATACAGCAGGAAGAAATAGCTTCCCGCAGCAAGTATGGTTTTCATGTGTGTTTAAGGTTTTTAAAGAATTAGCTGGTATGGCTAAACTACTGTTTTGTATATTGTATGGCTGAAAACAAGAAGTAAAAAAGATTAATAAAAGGTTAACGGTGTTAATAAGAAAACAATAGATCACCCCTGATGTGAGTGCAAAAAAGATTTATATCATTATGTTCGTGGTCTCCGTTGTCGGACTGGGCGTGGTGCAATATCAATACCTCCGTATAGGACTGAGCCTGGCCAGGGTACAGTTCAATGAGAAAATAGGACGGGCGATACAGGAGGTGAAAAACGACCTGGACCGTGAAAATGAGCTGACCTTCCTCATGGGGAAGGCCCTTACGAACGACGATACCTATTTTACACTGAGCCTGGACAGTCTCAGGGATGCAGCGAGCCATTATTACAGGGATTTTTTAAAGGATCGCTTGCTCGTACAGGGGATCAAGACCGATTTTACCTACGTCATCTATTCCAGAGATTCCCTGCTGTCCCTTCATTCGCCGGGCTATGTGGAAAACGGGGGAGACCGACTCAGGTACCCTGTTGAGTTGACAGGATATCTTCCCGAACTCACGGGAAAGCGGATGGTAACGGAATTGCAGTTCCGGGATATCAATTCGTATTTTCTTTCCCAGCTCAATGGCCTTACCATTCCGGGACTGATCTTTATAATAGCCATAGTTGTGGTAATCGTCTGGGTATTGAAGTCGCTCTACAGGCAGCACAGTATCATTACCACGACCAACGATTTTATCAATAACCTGACCCACGAACTGAAAACGCCTGTGTTTTCCATTGGCCTGGCTACAAAAATGCTCCTGGGAAAAGAAAAGGAGACGGAAAATATCCGTTTTCTGAATATCATAAAACAACAGAACGAGAGGTTGAAGGAGCACATAGACAAAGTATTGCAACTGGCCACCCTGGAAAAGAAAAAGAAATATATAAAACCGGAAGAAACCGATCTCTACCCGCACCTGCAAAAGTTTGCAGAAGACTTCAAGGAAATGACTGCGATGGAAGGTGTGGACTTCAGTTACAAACTGCACGGCGACCGCTATCCGGTCCGGGCGGAGGTTCCGCATTTGCTGAATGCCGTGGGGAACCTGCTCGACAATGCCAAAAAGTACGGTAAAAAAGATCCTGTGGTTTTTCTGGAGGTTTATACGGAAGCAGAAAAACTATATATTTCTGTGGAGGATAATGGCATGGGAATTTCGGAAAAGGACAGGAAAAAGATGTTTGAAAAATTTTTCCGGGGGACAACGGGAGATATTCATCGGGTAGAAGGTTACGGGCTGGGACTCAATTACGTAAAACGGGTGGTCCGGAGCCATAAAGGCAAAATACGGGTGGATTCCGAAGAAGGAAAAGGAAGTTGTATAACTATTGTGATCCCCTTGTTAAAAAGCGATAAAACAACACATGAAAAGAGACGAAAGCACAAATAATCCGGCAAACATTTTACTCGTGGAGGACGATGCTTCCCTGGGGTACCTGCTTACCGAATACCTGCAAATGAAAGATTTGCATGTAGTATGGACCAAAAACGGGAAAGAAGGGCTGGCGCAGGTGGAAAAATATCCGTTTGACCTGTGTATCATAGATGTGATGATGCCCGAAATGGATGGCTTTACCCTTGCCGGGCATATTCAGCGGAATCACCCGGAAACCCCGTTCCTGTTTCTCACGGCCAGATCACTGAAGATCGATGTGCTCAAGGGTTTTGCACTCGGGGCGGTGGACTATCTCAAGAAACCGATCGATGAAGAGGAACTGGTGGTGCGTATCAAAAACCTGTTGTCACGGATCGGGAAAACGGAAGAAATACCGCAAAAAAAGGACAAATATCTGCTGGGGAGATATACTTTTTTCCCGGAAAAACTCCAGCTCGTTTACGATGGTGAAGTGACACATCTCACCTCAAGGGAAAACGAACTGCTGACCTACCTGCTGAACCACCGGAACAAGTTGTGCAGGCACAAGGACATCCTTACCCTGTTGTGGGGCAGGAACGATTATTTTAACCGCAAGAGCCTGAACGTGTTTATTTCCAGGTTGCGAAAATACCTTTCCAGGGACCCTTCCGTCCAGATCGACAATATACACAACCAGGGCTTTCTGTTAAGAACAGAGTAGAATCCCCGTCCCTCATGTACGGAAACTCTCTGCTAATAATTATCCCGGATATGCCGGAACAGGGCCTCCATATGTTTTTTAACCTCCCCGGTAGGATGCATATAATGATTGTTCATATAGCTGAATATTAGCGTTTTTCCGGATTTGGTCAGAATATACCCGCTGAGGTTGTGGTTGTTGCTAAGGGTCCCCGATTTTGCATAGATATAAGGAATGCCGTTTTTGCTTTTGTAAGTGTTTTTCAGCGTTCCGGATTGCCCCCCGGCGGGAAAAAGGGTAAACAGGCGTTCACGGGGCAATTCCCGGTATAATCTGTTGAGAATATACACCATGGATGCCGGAGTAAAAAGGTTGTAGCGGGACAGGCCGGAACCATCCACCCATCGGGGTTTCTGCGGAATATCGGGGAGGTAGCTGTCCAGGATGTGCTCTACGGCATTACGGCTGTTCAGGCTGTCCGAAACTGCTGCTCCCGACATAAGCAATAACTGCTCGGCCAGGAAGTTGTCACTTACGTGCATCATTCTCCGGTACACGCTGTCGGAAACCATCCCGTAAAGGGTTTTTTGATTCCGGGGCAGGGGAGTATGGGTCGGGAAAACGTCTTTTTTCAGGGTGTCGCACAGCAATTCCCTTACCAGTTCCGGACTTGTTACGAACGGGATTTCCAGTGTATCCCCGAGGTTTTTAGGAAGGTAAAACATATTCTCTGTAAGCGCTCGCGGACGTTGTAGATGTTTTCCGGGCCGAACGGCCTCATAAAAGTGTTCCGGTATAATTTCCGTCCTTCCGTTTTCTTTACAGGCCGTGAGCACATTTCCGTATACGGGAAAGGCACTCCGTTCCGGCGAATAATAATAGGCGTAATCTCCCCACGACCAGCCCGGGCCGAACTTGTCGTCATAAAAATTATCTGCGTACAGCGCTATGGGCTTTTCCTGTTCCGAAAGAAAATCAAACGCCGCTTTTTCTTTGAAATAGGGATGGAGGAAGGCGGGATTGCCGGTACCTTCTATAAATAAGGTATCTGCGGTGGCTGCATAACGGAGGGCCGGAAGGGTGTCGGGGAGAAGGTGAAGCGCGGTATACAGCGTAAATATCTTGGTGTTGGATGCCGGGGTGAAGTATTTTTCAGACTGGTAATTGTATAGGGTTTTGTCCGTTTCCGGGTCGTAAAGTGCAAACCCTACGAATTGACGGTCGTAGAAAGCGGTATCAAAGTATTTTTTTATGCGGATCTTTTTTGTGCTGCCACAGGCGGAAAGCAGGAGGACAAAAAGAATAAAAGCCGAAAAAAGTTTTTTGTACATGGCTGAAACGTTTAGGGTTAGTGGGGGAAGTATCCCGGATTTCCACCGGAAAGTTATACAATTTTTTTGTTTTATCCGCACCGGCCGGAACATCCTGACAGACGGGATGGCCATATCGGAAATAATGATATCGCCCGTATCCGGGGAGAAGATACGACGGTACCGCGGGGAACGATATACCGTATCAGGACCTGTGATGTAACCCGTATAACGGTAAAACAAGGCGGATTAAAACGTTAAAGAGTTAATAATTTGAAATATAAATCCTTCCTGATATTCTATATTTGTGTCATGGCACGGGTTTTGTGCCGCGATATGCATTTGCACAACAGTTATGAGACAAAAGACAGGGTATATTTTTATATGTTTTTTTATCTGCCTGGGCAGTTTTGCTTTCGGACAGGTAAAGGTAAGCGAGTTTATACAGGCCTCCCGCCTTTCGGAGCCCGGAGATGACAAACTGGTTTTTATCGACTTCTGGGCTACGTGGTGTAAACCCTGTATACATGTCAGCAAGTATGTGGAAACCCTTCAGGAACAATTCTCCGGGGATTTTTATGCGGTTTCGCTAACAAAGGAGTCCAGGGATGTAGTCACCCGTTTTTTGCCCAAACATCCTTCCAGGCTGGCGGTTGCCATAGATATGGAGGGGGAAACTTTTCTCAAACACGGCATCACCACTTTGCCCTACGGCGTACTTTATAATACGAAAGGTGATGTGGTATGGAAAGGACATCCGGCCGATCTTACGGAAAACAGGCTAAGATCGCTCATAAGGCGTAACAGAAATAAGGGCAGGAAGGGTTTTTCCAATATCGTCCGTGTTGTGGAAACCGGAGGCGGAGAATATGCTTCCCTGGAGACGTACCGTCCGGAAAGGCCGGTGGAAGTTTTTATCAACAGGTCGAAAACCTCGGAAAACCTGTTGTATGAAAACGGGAAATACACCCATTTTGCCGGAAAACTGGACGACCTGGTCGCTTTGCTCGGTCGTGTTTCGGCGGTGCAGGTAGATGTCCGGGAAAACGACAACCGTTTTGTGGAAGTTTACGCCCTGAACGACATATGGAGAAACGGCCCGGAAAGAATACTGGGGGAAGTGTATACGGCAACGGGGCTTAATGCCCACACACTGAACAAGGAAGGGGAAGTATACAGGTTAACGGTAAAAGATCCCTCCAGACTATGGGATGCCGAACAACTGGACTGGGGGCGCGATTCTCCCAAATTCCTGGTGGACGATATGCAGATACAGGCAGACAACGTCACTTTTCCGGAATTGCTGGCCCGCCTTGGCAGCCTGTTGGGCGCTCCGGTGGTCAGTTCCTATAAAGACAACACTCCCCGCGACTGGAAATTGCAACACCGTTTTTTTGACCTTATGAAAAACCAGCTGTACGATACCTATGGTATAGAAATCACCAAAGATACGGCGGTGTATACGATGGTGATCCTGCGTTAAAGGATACAAAAAAACCACCTTGGAAAAAATAAGGTGGTTCTTTGTTTTGTATGGTTTATAGTTTTCTTATTGATTCCCCAGTATACGGAATTCGGTTCTTCGGTTTCGCTGGTGTTCTGCTTCAGAGCATTCTACACCATTTGAACAACGGTTAACAAGACGGGTTTCACCATATCCCTTGGCAAGAAGCCTGCTCCTGGAAATCCCTTTGGCAACCAGGTAATTTACTACAGACTCTGCCCGTTGCTGGGAAAGTGCCATGTTGTAATCGTCATTACCCCTGGAGTCGGTGTGCGACATCAACTCTATGCTTACGTTCTTTTCCCGGAGGATGGGCAGCAGGGTGTCGTCTATCACTTGTTTCGATTTCGGAGTGAGCCGTGCACTGTTGTATTCGTAGAATATCGGTAAGATAGTGGGGTTGAGCAATTCACAGTCAATTTCTTCCCATGTGGTGATACCTCCTTTTTTCTTGAGGACGGTCCTTGTTACCGTAGTGTATTCCGCAGGTACGGTCACCTCTTTTGTGGTAGCCGGAGTTTCAACTACCTGTCTGGTTATGGTAGCGTATTCGGCAGGTATTTCCACCTCTTCCATTCTCGCCGGTTCCTTGATCACCTCCTTGGTGTAGGTGGTATTTTCTTCGGAAACGGGGATGTTATTGGTTCCCGCATCCTGTACGAGTGTGGTTATGGCCACATCCTGGCTTTGCGCAGGATATTCCACAAAGCAGGCCGTAATACAATCTTCCTTATTGGATGAAGGACAGTCTTCGAGCGTTTGGTATTCCCAGCCCGAGGTCTGGGGGTACACTTCAAAAGTCTTGGTGTCATCACCAAAAGAAGCGGGTACCACTTCCAGGTCTGTTCTTCCTTCCTTTTTTACATAAGGAACTTCAGTGGTTTCATATACTGCAGGGACGTAAACCAGTTTTTTACTGGCCTCTTTTACCAGCACGCGTTCTTCCACGGTTTTATATGTAGCGGGAACTACCTCGAGTTTGGTGTACGCGGGATGTACCTCTACGGTTTCTTCCACTTCTTCAAACTCATCTTTGGTAATACATTTCACATAGCATTTACCTGGGTCCGGGTTGTCGGGCAATCCCTGTGCGGCCACACCGAATGTTGCTGCAAAAAAACCAGATAACAGGAGGAAATTTGTTCTCATATTTAATTGTTTTATGATTTAATGACCGTTTGATATTCGCTTTTCGCCAAATATACTTGTTAAAATTAACATATTTTTTTGAGTATTACAAATGTCGATTTATATCGATAATGTGAATTATTTTATCGATAAAGTACGCAATATAGTGGTTTTTATTGTATTTCGGGCATATGTGATGAGATATTATACGTGTTAAATATTGAAAAATTAACCGGAAAATAATGGAATATTAATGTGAAAAAAGATGACAAGCGGTGT contains the following coding sequences:
- a CDS encoding D-alanyl-D-alanine carboxypeptidase/D-alanyl-D-alanine-endopeptidase, whose translation is MYKKLFSAFILFVLLLSACGSTKKIRIKKYFDTAFYDRQFVGFALYDPETDKTLYNYQSEKYFTPASNTKIFTLYTALHLLPDTLPALRYAATADTLFIEGTGNPAFLHPYFKEKAAFDFLSEQEKPIALYADNFYDDKFGPGWSWGDYAYYYSPERSAFPVYGNVLTACKENGRTEIIPEHFYEAVRPGKHLQRPRALTENMFYLPKNLGDTLEIPFVTSPELVRELLCDTLKKDVFPTHTPLPRNQKTLYGMVSDSVYRRMMHVSDNFLAEQLLLMSGAAVSDSLNSRNAVEHILDSYLPDIPQKPRWVDGSGLSRYNLFTPASMVYILNRLYRELPRERLFTLFPAGGQSGTLKNTYKSKNGIPYIYAKSGTLSNNHNLSGYILTKSGKTLIFSYMNNHYMHPTGEVKKHMEALFRHIRDNY
- a CDS encoding TlpA family protein disulfide reductase; translation: MRQKTGYIFICFFICLGSFAFGQVKVSEFIQASRLSEPGDDKLVFIDFWATWCKPCIHVSKYVETLQEQFSGDFYAVSLTKESRDVVTRFLPKHPSRLAVAIDMEGETFLKHGITTLPYGVLYNTKGDVVWKGHPADLTENRLRSLIRRNRNKGRKGFSNIVRVVETGGGEYASLETYRPERPVEVFINRSKTSENLLYENGKYTHFAGKLDDLVALLGRVSAVQVDVRENDNRFVEVYALNDIWRNGPERILGEVYTATGLNAHTLNKEGEVYRLTVKDPSRLWDAEQLDWGRDSPKFLVDDMQIQADNVTFPELLARLGSLLGAPVVSSYKDNTPRDWKLQHRFFDLMKNQLYDTYGIEITKDTAVYTMVILR
- a CDS encoding OmpA family protein — encoded protein: MRTNFLLLSGFFAATFGVAAQGLPDNPDPGKCYVKCITKDEFEEVEETVEVHPAYTKLEVVPATYKTVEERVLVKEASKKLVYVPAVYETTEVPYVKKEGRTDLEVVPASFGDDTKTFEVYPQTSGWEYQTLEDCPSSNKEDCITACFVEYPAQSQDVAITTLVQDAGTNNIPVSEENTTYTKEVIKEPARMEEVEIPAEYATITRQVVETPATTKEVTVPAEYTTVTRTVLKKKGGITTWEEIDCELLNPTILPIFYEYNSARLTPKSKQVIDDTLLPILREKNVSIELMSHTDSRGNDDYNMALSQQRAESVVNYLVAKGISRSRLLAKGYGETRLVNRCSNGVECSEAEHQRNRRTEFRILGNQ